Genomic window (Mycolicibacterium smegmatis):
AGCACCGTCATCGACTCGACGCTTTTCCACTCCCTGCCCGTCGAGGGCCGCGAGGGATACCTGCAGTCCATCCACCGGGCCTCGGCTCCCGGCGCGCGCTACTTCGTTCTCGTGTTCGCCAAGGGCGCGTTCCCCGCGGACCTCGAGGTCAAGCCCAACGAGGTGACCGAAGAAGAGCTGCGGACCACGGTCGGCAAGTACTGGGTGGTCGACGACATCCGGCCCGCGTTCATCCACGCCAACGCCGTCGTCTTCCCCGACGCGCCAGAACTGCCGCCCCACGGCTACGACGACAAGGGCCGCATCATGTTCCCGGCGTTCCTGTTGGAAGCGCACCGCGACTAGTTCGTCCCCCGGCTCGACCGTGCACTGAGGGCGAGATTTCGGCTGAGATCCCGCCCTCTTTGCACGCTCGATGTGCCTGAATGCACGCTCGACGCACAGACCCTCCCCTACCCGAACGGGCAGTGCCAACCCCACCCGGCCGTCACTCGATTGCGACCATTCGGGGCGCGCGCTGACATGTTGCCGGCGAATAGCGTTCCGCTACATGGACGTTGCCGTTCTCGGTCCTGCGCTTCTGGACCCGTTCGCGCCTGCGCCGCAGGGAATCTGGAGCGGCAATGGCGTGCGGGTGCAGAGGCGTCGCGGGCCGCATCGCGTGCACGCCGCGGTGTGCACTCCACGGTTCTGCGCGCACCGCGAAGGCGACGCGTTGACGGTCGAGCACGATCTGACCCCTGACGAACTGTCCGACGAACTGGCAGTGCTGCTCACCGAGGAACTCGGCGCCACCGGCGTTCTGCACGGCCAACCGGATTTCGAGTCGGTGTTCACCGGCGTCGTGCGTTCCACCGTCGACGGTGGCATGCAGGCGTGGCTGCGGTTCTACCGGAACTCGCTGCACGCGCTGGAATCCGGCACCGCGGCGTTCGCCCCGATCCATCAGCACGCGACAGAACTGATCATCGGGCGACGCGTGCTCGATCTCGGCTCGTGCTTCGGGTTCTTCCCGCTACGTCTGAGCCGCAACGGATTCGACGCCACGGCAACCGATCTGAGCGCACCGACCATGAACCTGCTGGCGCGGGTGAGCCCGAAGCTGCACCGGCCGGTTCGCACCGTCACATGCGACGCCGCGGGGGTACCGCTGCCCGACGCGGTCGCCGACACCGTGACCGCGCTGCACCTGCTGGAGCATCTGGACCCCGACGCCGGCGACGCCGTGCTCGCCGAGGCATTGCGCCTGGCACGGCGCCGCGTGATCGTCGCGGTGCCGTTCGAGGACGAACCCCAGGTCTGCTACGGGCACGTCCGCAGATTCGACACCGAAGCGCTTCAGCGCATCGCCGAGAAGATCACCCGCACGCACCCCGTCACCGCGTCGGTCGGCGAGCACCACGGCGGCTGGCTGGTACTGGACCGTTACTAGATCAACCCGCGCTTGCTCGCCGCGTACACGGCCTCGGCTCGGCGGCTCACGTCGAGCTTGCGCATGATGTTGCTGACGTGAAACTTCGCGGTGGTCGCGGAGATGAACAGCTTTTCGCCGATCTTGTTGTTGGACAACCCGGCTGCCAGCAGTCGCAGCACCTCGATCTCGCGGTCGGTGAGCTGCTCGCGGGGTTCGGTGCGCCCGCTCAGCGACCGCACGACGGCCGCGGCGCTGCGGGAGTCGAAGGCACTGTCACCGGAGGAGATCGCGCGGATCGCCCGCACCAGTTCGGTCGTGTCGACATCTTTGACGACGCAGCCGCGGGCGCCGGCGTGCACGGCGCGCACCACGAGGTCCTCATCGAGGAACGTGGTGAGCACCAGCAGGCCGAGGTTGGGATGGGCCGCGGAGAGCTTGGCGCACAACGACAGACCCTCGAAGTCCGATCCGGCCGAGAGTTTGAGGTCCAGCAGCACCACGTCGGGTTCGACCGCGGCGACCATGGCCTCGGCCTCTGCCTCGCTGGACGCCTCCCCGACCACCACCAGATCGTCCTCACGTTCCAGCAGCGAGCGCAGGCCCTGCCGCAGGATGGCGTGGTCGTCGACCAGTGCCAGCCTGATCTCGCGCGTCGTGACGGTCATCGTCTGTTCCCTTCGGTCCTGGGGATGGTCGCGACCACGCGGACACCGCCGATGCGGGACCGCTGAACCGCGAAGGTACCGCCGTGCTCGCGGCAGCGGGCCAGCATGTTGGCCAGCCCGCGGTGATGCCCGTCGACGTCGGTGGCGTCGGCCATCCGCAGCGCCATGCGCAGCTTGGCCGGGTCCCCGGTGCCGTCGTCGGAGATGGACAGCGACACGGCCGTCGGACGGTAGCGCAACCGCACGATCGCGCGGGTCGCGTTGCCGTGCATGGCGGTGTTGAACAGCGCCTCGCCGGCCACCCGCAGCAGCGCGTGCTCGACCTCGCTGGGCAGTTCGGCCACGGCGCCTTCGACTTTCAGGCTCACCCGCAGATCCTCGGGCATGTGCACGGTCGCAAGCTGTTCGAGCAGTTCGGGCAGCGTGGAACGCCCGGCGTCCTCGGGATGGTTGAGCGCGTAGATCGCCGACCGCAGTTGTTCACTCGCCGAACGGGTGAGTGTCTTGGCGGTGTCGAGGCGGTCGACCAGATCCTGCGTGCCGGGTAGCGCCATGGCCTCGCTGCGGCACACCTCGATCTGCATACCGGCCGAGAGTACGGTCTGGCTCACGCTGTCGTGCAGTTCACGCGCGATGCGGTGGCGCTCGTTGTCGAGTACCTGATGGCGTTGCGCCGCACCGAGTTCCCGTTGTGTGGCCAGCAGTTCGGCGTTGCGTGCCTCGGACTGCGCCAGAAGTGCCTGAGACCGCTGGAACAGCGCGCAGTTCTGCAACGCAACCGCGGTCTGGCTCGACAGGATCCGCATGACGGTCTCGTCGGTGTCGTCCAGCGTGCGGTGCACCGGGGTCCAAGCCGCGAACGCGCCGATCACGCCGCCGTTGAGTTCGATCGGCACGTGCGCGTGGTGGGGTTCGATCACCGGGTACCGGAACTGCGCCAGGTGCCCCCGCAGAATGTCGTTGAGACGGTTGAGCACCGCGTCCGGCAGGTGGTCGGGGACCTCGGCACCCGACACCCCGTCGTACGAATAGGCGTGCCCGTCGGCATCGAGGATGAGGTGACGCGGCAGGGCCTCCTGCAGGGCACCGTCGGCGAGCGCCAAAAGCACCCACTCGGCGTCGAGGTGGGTGCGGGCCGCTTCGGCCACGGCCCGCACGAGTTTCGGTGGGCCGTTGACGGTTTGGACCAGCGCGCGTGAGATCGCCTCGAGCGCGGCGAGGACACGTTCGGTGCGCTGAGCAGCGACACGGAATTCGGGGTAGAACGTGCTCTTTCCGGATCGGACGCCGGTGAGCCGTTCCAGATCCGGTGCCGCCACCCGATGCCCGAATCCGGGTGCCGCGGTCATAGCGCGGTCCGGAACAACGCGCACAGACCGGCCTCGTCGACCGGACGGGGATTGGTGGTGATGCACGCGTCGGCCATCGCGTTGCGGGCGAGCACCGGGACGTCCTCGGCGCGCACACCCAGATCCGCCAGGCCACGCGGCACACCCACCCGACGTGCCAGCTCCTGCAACCGATCCGCAAGGGCCAGAGCCGATTCCAGTTCGGGTGCGCGCTTGTCGGCGATACCGAGGTACGACGCGATGGTGGCGAACGGAGCCGGGTCGGCCTCGGCGTTGAACCGCACGACGTGGGGCAGCAGCACACCGTTGATGACGCCGTGCGGCAGGTCGAGCAGGCCCCCGACCTGATGGCTCATGGCATGCGCCGCACCGAGGATCGCGTTTGTGAACGCCAGGCCCGCCTCCAGCGCGGCCTGGGCCATGAGCACGCGGGCCGGCATCTCCTTGGGCCGTTCGATGGTGGTGACCAGGTTCTCGGTCACCATCACCACCGAGCGCAACGCGTGATGGTCGGTCAACTGGTTGTGCCCCAGCGACACGAACGCTTCGATGCCGTGCGTCAGCGCATCCAAACCGGTTGCCGCGTTGAGCCATTCGGGCATGGTGGTGAGCAGGCGCGGATCGATGACGGTAAGGTCGGGCACCAGCGCGCGGCCCAGGATGGTGATCTTGGTGTTGCGGGTGGTGTCGGTGACGATGCAGAACTGCGAGACGTCGGCGCCGGTGCCCGAGGTCGACGGCAGCACCACGAGCGGTGGGATCGGCATGGTGGCCTTGTCCACGCCGGCGTAGTCGAGGATGTCACCGCCGTTGGCGGACAGGATCGCGATACCTTTCGCGGCGTCGATCACCGATCCGCCACCCAGCGCGATCAGCACGTCGCACCCGTGGGCCCGGTAGAACTCGTGGCCCGCGGTGATCTCGTGGTCCTTCGGGTTGGGCGTGATGGCGCTCCAGACCTGTGGAGTCACGCACTGCTCCCGCAGATGCCCCAACAGTTCGTCGACCCATCCGGCCTCGATCAGCCCCGGGTCGGTGACCAGCAGTGGACGCAAGCCACCCAGGCGCACCGCGGCGTGCGCGGCCTCGGCCATCGAATCGATGCCGAACACGATTTCGGGGGCGTGAAACTTGAGCAGCCGGGTCGGCATCGGATCCGGCATGGCCCTCGGCACCGCGATCGGCGCGGACTCCACCTGCGTTATCACCTCACCACCCCGTCGTGTGATCCACCTAACAAACCACCATACGTCGCCGACGGGTGGCTCCCAATGTGCAGGTGGGCAGGCCGTTACCTACCCGATCGGGTAGGTACAAGATCACATCCGAGATCAGGAGAGCGCGTGCGCGAGCTCTCCCGCCCGGGCGATGAGCTGCTCGGCATCGCGCGCGACGACGACCTTGTCGCACACCTCGGCGTAGTCCGGCATGGCGCACGTGGCCTGCCGCCAGTACCGGGTGGGTTCCGGGGTGATCCAGGCGAGCCGGTGTACGCGTCGCCGCAGCGCACGCAGGCTCTCGGTGCGAGCCGGCAGGCCCGGGCTGCGACCGTCGCCGACGATCAGCACGGCCGTGCGCGAATCGAGTGCGTCGGCCTGCGCGGACAGCATCTCGTCGAATACCTGCCCGTAGTCGCTGCTGGCCTCCAGATCGATCTGGGCCTCGGCCAGCACCGCGGCGAGCGCATCGTCCCCACCGGTCTGCAGCAGAATCTCGGTGACGTCGACGGGACGGTCCACGAACGCCATCACCCGGCATCGGTGCGCCCGCCGGTGCATGGCCTGTGCCAGCCGCAGCGTGAACGCGGTGACCGGACGCACCGACAGCGAGACGTCGGCGATGACCAGCAGGCGCACCCGATCTGGCCGCGGGGTGCGGGTGATGAGCCGGAACGGCACGCCGTCGGTGCGCAGAGAGTGCCGCGTGGTGCGACGCATGTCGAGGCGGCCCCGCATCTCGGCGGGCCGGGGCCGCGGTGCCCCGCGCATGCGGCGCAGCACCTCGTGGCAGGCGAGGTCGACGTCGGTGGCCACCGTTGCGTCGGTGGGGCCGGCCGGGGTGTCCGGTTCGGCGGTCAGCCCGCACCGGTCGGCCAGTGCCGCGACGAAGCTCTCGACGGCCTGTGTCAGCTGGTCGAGTTGTTCGGCGGTCAACGGTTGGTCTCCCGCGTCGTCGCCGTAGGTGCGGGCCGGGTCGTAGGCGTCGAGCCAGGCCAGGATGGACTCCGGATCGTCCCAGTGCAGTGCGCCCGCCACCACGGGAGCCACCGAGTCGGCGAGGGCGCCGGCCAGGCTCGCCGCGGCGCGGTCCACCTCGACGGTGTAGCGCACGCCGCGACGGCCCGCGTCGCTCTCGGCCGACACCGACAGCTGGTTGTCGGCGCCAGACACGCTGAAGTCGTCGTCGTCCTTGTGCGGGTTGAACCCCTTGTCGGCGTCCGGGGTGTCGAAATGGTCGCCGACCTCGGCCGCGCGTTCGTTGTACTCGGCGTAACGCCCGATCTCCTGGTCCTCGTCGATCTCGAGGTGGTCGGGCAGACCCGAGCCGGTGTGGGCACGGCTCGGGTCTGCCACGTCGTGTTCGGTGACGATCGACGCGACGCCGAACATCGCGTCGAAGGCGCGGTCGAAACCACGTTGTTCACGAACGTATTTCGCGCACGTCGCGCGTAACGCGGCCCGCAGCGCCTCCTGGTCACGTGCCCCGAGCAGTCCGAGCACGCGCCGCACCTCGATCACCTCGGCCGGCGAGGTCGCGACGCCGGCGCGGCGCAACAACTCGCCGAACGCGGCGGCGACGAGGTCGAGGATCTTCGACGGTGTCACCGCCGGCCACCACCGCGCCCGCGGAACACCGCGGTGGTCGTGTTGGCCGGACGCGACGCCACCGTGGCCGGTTCTGCCGGCTTCGACGGCTCGACCGGTTGCGCCCCAACGCCACTCAGATTGTCACTCAGACCGCCACCCAGATGACGCAACGCGATCTCGCGGTCGCTGGTGAACTTCACCAGCGTCGAGAGCAGCAGCGGATGCGACGCCTCGGTGCCCAGCAGCGCCGCGGCACGCGCCCCGTCCACCACCTCCGAGATCGACGGGCTCTTGCGCAGCGGCAGTTCGCGCAGGGTGCGGGCCAGTTCGACGACGTCGGCGACCACCGACGGTTCGACGTGCGGTGCCCGCACCCCGACGATCTCCCGTTCCCGTTGCGGCGTCGGGAATCCCAGGTGGTAGTGCAGGCACCGGCGCTTGAGCGCCGACGACAGTTCGCGAGTGTCGTTGGAGGTCAACACCACCCACGGCACCGTGCGGGCTTTGAAGGTGCCGATTTCAGGGATGGTCACCTGCCGCTCGGCGAGGATCTCCAGCAGCAGGGCCTCCATGGCCTCCTCGGTGCGGTCGACCTCGTCGATCAGCAGCACGACCGGTTCCTCGGACAGCACCGCGTCCAGCAGCGGACGTACCGACAGGAACGCCTCGGAGTACAGCCCGAAGTCACGTCCCGCCAGATAGCGCGACGCCTCGTCGATGTCCTCGATCCCATTGGTGGCAGCCGTGATCCGGTCACGCAGCATCTGCACATGCAGCAGTTGCTTGGCGTAGTCCCATTCGTAGAGCACCCGATTGTCGTCGAGACCCTCGTAGCACTGCAGGCGGATCAGCCGCCGCCCACCGGCCGCGGCGAGCGCCTTGGCCAGTTCGGTCTTGCCGACGCCGGCCGGCCCTTCCAGCAGCAGGGGCCGGTCCAGCGCGGTGGCCAGATGCACCACGGTGGCAAGGTCGGTGTCGGCGATGTAGTCCTGCTCGCGCAGCGCGGCGGAGAGTTCCGCCGCGCTGCCGAACATGATGGGCTCATCGCGAACAGGGATGGTCGCGGTGGTCACATGGCCTCCCGGTTGCGAATCAGATGCTGAATCAGTAGGACTCGTTGATCGCGTGGTTCACCACGGGGATCATCGATTCGACGGTCACCTCGCGCGGGTTGCCTGGGGTGCACCAGTCGTCCTGGATGTGCTCGGAGATCGCGCGGACGGTCTTGTCGTCGCCCTTGATCACCTCACCCTTGCCGGCGTACTTGCCGGTGTTCATCTGGTTCTTGGCGTACGAGTCGACGCGGACCTGCGAGAAGTTGTCCGGGATGCCGACGTCCTGCGCCAACCGGATCGCGGCCTCGACCGCGGCGTCGGCGGCCTGCACCGTGGTCATGTTGCGGGTGTCCACACCCATCGCCGTCGCAAGCTGCGCGTAGCGCTCGTAGCGCGCGGGCAGGTTGTACTCCCATACCCGCGGCAGGGCGATCGCGTTGTTGAGGCCGTGGTGGCTGTCGAAGAACGCGCTGACCGCGTGGCTGATGGAGTGCACGATGCCCAGACCGCCGGAGTTGAACGCCTGCCCGGCGATGTACTGCGCGTTCATCATGCCTTCGCGGGCCTTGAGGTTGCGTGGCTCGAACACCGCCTCGCGCAGATGCTTGGCGACGAGTTCGACGGAGTACAGGGCATTTCCGAGTGACGGCGCGAAGTCCAGCCGCGACACGAACGGCTCACTGCCGTGCGCGAGCACATCGAAACCGCAGTAGGCGGTGAAGTGCTGCGGGCAGCTGTAGTACAGCAGCGGATCGTCGATCGCGAGGGTGACGATGGTCGCCTCGTCGAACCCCACCCACTTGTGCGGGTGGTCCATGTCGGAGGTGTCGGTGATGACGTAGGCCCACGATGTCTCCGAACCCGTTCCGGCCGTGGTGGATACCGCGATGTGCGGCGGGTTCTGCTTGTTGGTGGACTTGGCGAAGCCCTCGAACTCGTTGATGTTGCGGCCGTCGTGGGCGATGACCACACGCGCACCCTTGGCGGCGTCGTGGCTCGACCCGCCACCGACGGAGATGATGCTGTCGCACTTCTCCTGCTGGTAGAGCGCCGCGGCCTCCATGACGTTGTAGTCCTTGGGGTTCGACTCCACCTTGTCGTAGAGGACCACCTCGACGCCCTGGTACTCGATCTTGCCGGTGAGTTCCTCGATGATGCCTGAGCCGCGCAGGCCCGTGGTCATCAGCAGGGTGCGCTTGAAGCCGAGGTTCTTGGCCTCGACGCCGATGATGTCGTGCGCCCCGACGCCCAGCAGCGCGCGGGGGAACGGGTGGAACTCCTTGATCGGGAAATCCCAAATCTGGTTCAGCTCAATGGCCATTGGTTCACTCCTCGCTGTGTCGCGCCCAGGTTCGGGCAGCTGACACCACGGTGGACCGCAAGTGGCCGGCGTCACAATGGTTTGCGGCCACTACCCGCCGACCGGCACGGCAGAACTGTCCGGTCGGGCAGGGTGGTCGACCACCGGCGGCTCACCGGTGGGCGAGGGTGCTCACAGCCCCAGGTCGTTGAGGCCCGGATGGTCGTCGGGCCTGCGGCCCAGCGGCCAGTGGAACTTGCGCTCGCCCTCGGCGATCGGCGCGGTGTTGATGGACGCATGCCGCGTGCGCATCAGGCCGAACTCGTCGAACTCCCAGTTCTCGTTGCCGTACGAGCGGAACCAGTTGCCCGAGTCGTCGTGGTGTTCGTAGGCGAAGCGCACGGCGATCCGGTTGCCGTCATGGGCCCAGAGTTCCTTGATCAGGCGGTAGTCGAGTTCGGTGTTCCACTTACGCGTCAGGAACTCGACGATTTCCTCTCGGCCTCTGGGGAATTCGGTGCGGTTACGCCAGCGGGAGTCGACAGTGTAGGCGAGGGCGACCCGCTGCGGGTCCCGGGAGTTCCAGGCGTCCTCGGCCAGCCTGACCTTTTGGGCGGCGGTCTCGGTGGTGAATGGCGGCAGCGGTGGGCGGGCTGCGTCGGACATGCGGCGTTCCTTCCCGGAGAACGGTCGTTCTCCCGTCTGCTACCGTAGAGAACGATGGTTCTCCGCGCAAGGAAGGTCGGCATGCTGGACCCAGACGCGGCACGCGAGCGCGTCCTCGCCGCGGCCGAGGAACTCTTCTACGCCCGCGGCATTCAGGCCGTCGGCATGGACGCCGTGCGGACGGCGTCCGGAGTCTCGCTCAAACGCCTCTACCAGATGTTCCCCTCGAAAGAGGATCTGGTTGTTTCGTTCCTGCAACAACGGGATTCGCGGTGGCTCGGCAGGCTCACCGCCGCGGTCCAATCCCACACCGACCCGCGCGAACGCATCACCGCGGTGTACGACTGGCTGTACGCGTGGTTCTCCGAACCCGACTACCGCGGTTGCGCGTTCATCAACTCCTTCGGTGAACTCGGCGGTATCTCCCCCGCGGTCGCAGACCAGGCCCGCCACCACAAGCGGGAGTTCCACGCTTATCTCACCGAACTCGTCGGCGCCGCAGGGTATCCCGCCGAGTTGGCCGCGCACCTCGCTCTGCTCGCGGAAGGTGCGATTGTCAACTCGGCGATCTTCGGCACACCCGACCCCGCCACGCGCGCAAAGCAAGCCGCGCTCACGCTCATGCAGGCCTCAGGCGGTTAGGCTAGCCGCAGTTACCTCCAAGCGGAGGTGTGGAAGTCGCTGGGCCAGCGCGTGGCGCGATGACCCTCAGCATCGGCACGGCAATCAGTAACGCCAGCGCGACCATAACGCTGCTGACCCAGACCGGCGCAACGACATTCGCGTGAATTCCGAGAGCCGCAGCTGCGGCCACCGGACCACCGGCAGCGCCGACGTTCAACGCCGCCGTCGCATACGCCCCACCCATCGTGGGGGCTGCGGACGCCTCATAGAGCACCCGCGTGATCAGGGTGCCGCCCACGGCGAACGACAACGCGCCCTGCATGAATGCCAGCAGGAGAAGCGCAGCCGGCTGGCTCGACAGGAGCGCAAGCGCCGTCCAGCCCGCCAACAACGCAGGGCCCCCGGCTCCGATGACGATACCGGGGCGTGTGTCGGACAGACGTCCCGCGACGGTCACGCCGATGAACGACCCAAACCCGAACAGCAGCAAGACAACCGAGACCCACAGTCGCCCCAGTCCCGCCGATTCGGTGACGATCGGTGCCAGGAACGTGAACGTCGCGAACGTACCGGCATTCACCAGGGCGGCGAGCAGCATGGCCAACGCCAGGCGCTTACTCCCCAGTTGCGCGAGCTCATCACGCAGCGAGGCACCCGCCACCGGCGAGCCGGCGCGTCCTGCACCCGCCGGTAATGCTGTGGCGATACCGACAACAGCGGGCACACAGAGCAGTGCTATCGCCCAGAAGGTGGCCCGCCAGCCTAGCATGGTGCCCAGCACCGCGCCGGCCGGCACTCCGGCGATGGTCGCCAGCGTCGTGCCCGCCAGGAGAACCGCCAGCCCGCGACCTTGGCGTCCCGCCGGCACGAGGGTGGCCGCCGTGCTCAACGCGACCGCGAGAAAGCCCGCATTGGCAACCGCCGCGACCAGCCGGGTGACCAACAGAACGCCGAAACTTGTTGTGACAGCGCCGAGCACGTGCACCAGGGCGAAGGTCAGCAGGAAGGCCGACAAACTGACCCGGGCACGCCATCGACGGGTCAACGCCGCCATCGACGGCGCACCGACGACCATCCCCACAGCAAATGCCGACGTGAGCAGCCCAGCCGGTCCGATCGATACACCGAGGTCGGCGGCGATGTCCGGCACCAGACCGGCGAGCATGAATTCCGAGGTACCCATGGCGAATACGGCCACGGCAAGAAGGTAGAGCGAAAAAGGCATCACAAACTCCGAGGTGAGAGAGCGAGAAAAGAAAACGTCTCGTCACCGCGGCCGGCCCCCGTGGGGCTGGGACTGCGCTCAGTGATTCAGGGGGCTGACGGCGTGACCGAAAGCCCCCACCTTGGATGCCTCAGGGCTCGACATGACGCGAACACTAGCCACGGCACCGCTGACCACGCAACCCTGTTTTCAGGGCGCCTCACGCAACGCTGCTGCGAACTGCTCCAGTTCGTCGACCGTCACGTCGACGTGCGGCGAGATTCGCAGCACCGGCGTGCGCATCTCGAACGGTGCCCGCGCGAGTTCACACGCGGTGCTCACGATGCCACGCTCCGCGATCAGCCACGAGCGCACCGACGCGGGATCGGCACCATCGGTGGGCTCAAGGGTGGTGATCGCGGTGGGTTGGTCGACGGGTTCGACGACGCGCCACCCGTCGACCTCTGCCAGCACCTGCCGAGAGAGGCACCCCACCTCGGCGAGTCGTTCGCGCACCGTCGTGGGACCTGCTGCGAGATGCTCACCGACCGCGACGGAGAATCCCACACGCGCCGCCGCGTTGTGCTCACCGAGTTCGAGCTTCTCCAGAACACTCATCGGAATTGGCCAGTCGGACGGGGGGATCCGCGGTTGCAGACGCTCGGCGAGTTCGGGCCGCACCGCGAGCACCCCGACACCACGCGGGCCGGCGAGCCACTTGCGCGACGATGAGTACACCGCGTCGGCCCCGACATTGCAGTCCAGATGCCCCAGCGCCTGCGCGGCGTCGATCACCACGGGGATCCCCGCATTGTGGCAGGCCTCGACGAGTTCTGCCGCGGGTTGCGCGATCCCGCGATGGCTTGCCAATGCGGTGAGGTGTACGAGCGCGACGGGATGGGCCGACAGTTCGTGCGACGCCTCGTCGACCAGCACCCGCCCGTCGTCGTCGACCGGTAGCGCACGCACCTGGAAACCGTTGGCCGCCATGGCAGACAGATTCGGCCCGTACTCGCCGGGCAGGCAGGCCAGCGTGCGCTTCCCCGGCCAGCTCGACAGCAACAGGTCGATGGCGTGGTTGGATCCGCTGGTGTACACCACGTCCGACGCCGCAAAACCGATGAGCGACGCGACCGCGGCCCGCCCGGCGTCGAGCGCCGGCGTCGCAGCCTCGGCCGCCACATAACCACCCACCTCGGCCTCGTGGCGTGCGTGTGCGGTGGTCGCGTCGATCACCGCGAAGCTCTGCCGCGAACATGCCCCGCTGTCCAGGTGCAACCCGGCAACCTTGGGACGGGCGTCACGCCACTGCTGCGCGAGCATCACCGCACCGCCAGCGACAACCCGAAATCCCCGGCCGGATCGGTCCACCAATGCGTCTGCCGCAGACCGGCTTCCGCCAGCTCGGCGACGACGTTCTCGGGACGGAACTTGCAGGACACCTCGGTGAGCATCTCCTCACCCGCGGCGAAGTCGACCTCCAGGTCCAGTGCCGCGACGCGGACATGCTGTGCGGTGCGGGCACGCAACCACATCTCGATGCGTTCCTCGTCGGAGTTCCACTTCGCGACATGCTCGAACGCGTCGAGGTCGAAATCGGCGGACAGTTCGCGGTTCACCACGGCCAGCACGTTGCGGTTGAACGCCGCGGTGACGCCGGCCGCGTCGTCGTACGCGCGCACCAACCGGCCGGTGTCCTTCACCAGATCGGTGCCCAGCAGCAGGCTGTCGCCCGGCTGCAGCGTGTCCGCGAG
Coding sequences:
- a CDS encoding class I SAM-dependent methyltransferase, with amino-acid sequence MTSHVLDWDGAYRGDTGFQGPPPWNIGEPQPELAALHRAGRFRSDVLDAGCGHAELSLALAADGYTVVGMDLSPSAIAAANRAAQERNLATASFVQGDITSFTGYDGRFSTVIDSTLFHSLPVEGREGYLQSIHRASAPGARYFVLVFAKGAFPADLEVKPNEVTEEELRTTVGKYWVVDDIRPAFIHANAVVFPDAPELPPHGYDDKGRIMFPAFLLEAHRD
- the mftM gene encoding mycofactocin oligosaccharide methyltransferase MftM; translation: MDVAVLGPALLDPFAPAPQGIWSGNGVRVQRRRGPHRVHAAVCTPRFCAHREGDALTVEHDLTPDELSDELAVLLTEELGATGVLHGQPDFESVFTGVVRSTVDGGMQAWLRFYRNSLHALESGTAAFAPIHQHATELIIGRRVLDLGSCFGFFPLRLSRNGFDATATDLSAPTMNLLARVSPKLHRPVRTVTCDAAGVPLPDAVADTVTALHLLEHLDPDAGDAVLAEALRLARRRVIVAVPFEDEPQVCYGHVRRFDTEALQRIAEKITRTHPVTASVGEHHGGWLVLDRY
- the mnoR gene encoding two-component system response regulator MnoR gives rise to the protein MTVTTREIRLALVDDHAILRQGLRSLLEREDDLVVVGEASSEAEAEAMVAAVEPDVVLLDLKLSAGSDFEGLSLCAKLSAAHPNLGLLVLTTFLDEDLVVRAVHAGARGCVVKDVDTTELVRAIRAISSGDSAFDSRSAAAVVRSLSGRTEPREQLTDREIEVLRLLAAGLSNNKIGEKLFISATTAKFHVSNIMRKLDVSRRAEAVYAASKRGLI
- the mnoS gene encoding two-component system sensor histidine kinase MnoS: MTAAPGFGHRVAAPDLERLTGVRSGKSTFYPEFRVAAQRTERVLAALEAISRALVQTVNGPPKLVRAVAEAARTHLDAEWVLLALADGALQEALPRHLILDADGHAYSYDGVSGAEVPDHLPDAVLNRLNDILRGHLAQFRYPVIEPHHAHVPIELNGGVIGAFAAWTPVHRTLDDTDETVMRILSSQTAVALQNCALFQRSQALLAQSEARNAELLATQRELGAAQRHQVLDNERHRIARELHDSVSQTVLSAGMQIEVCRSEAMALPGTQDLVDRLDTAKTLTRSASEQLRSAIYALNHPEDAGRSTLPELLEQLATVHMPEDLRVSLKVEGAVAELPSEVEHALLRVAGEALFNTAMHGNATRAIVRLRYRPTAVSLSISDDGTGDPAKLRMALRMADATDVDGHHRGLANMLARCREHGGTFAVQRSRIGGVRVVATIPRTEGNRR
- a CDS encoding iron-containing alcohol dehydrogenase, whose amino-acid sequence is MPDPMPTRLLKFHAPEIVFGIDSMAEAAHAAVRLGGLRPLLVTDPGLIEAGWVDELLGHLREQCVTPQVWSAITPNPKDHEITAGHEFYRAHGCDVLIALGGGSVIDAAKGIAILSANGGDILDYAGVDKATMPIPPLVVLPSTSGTGADVSQFCIVTDTTRNTKITILGRALVPDLTVIDPRLLTTMPEWLNAATGLDALTHGIEAFVSLGHNQLTDHHALRSVVMVTENLVTTIERPKEMPARVLMAQAALEAGLAFTNAILGAAHAMSHQVGGLLDLPHGVINGVLLPHVVRFNAEADPAPFATIASYLGIADKRAPELESALALADRLQELARRVGVPRGLADLGVRAEDVPVLARNAMADACITTNPRPVDEAGLCALFRTAL
- the madC gene encoding MadC family VWA domain-containing protein, with amino-acid sequence MTPSKILDLVAAAFGELLRRAGVATSPAEVIEVRRVLGLLGARDQEALRAALRATCAKYVREQRGFDRAFDAMFGVASIVTEHDVADPSRAHTGSGLPDHLEIDEDQEIGRYAEYNERAAEVGDHFDTPDADKGFNPHKDDDDFSVSGADNQLSVSAESDAGRRGVRYTVEVDRAAASLAGALADSVAPVVAGALHWDDPESILAWLDAYDPARTYGDDAGDQPLTAEQLDQLTQAVESFVAALADRCGLTAEPDTPAGPTDATVATDVDLACHEVLRRMRGAPRPRPAEMRGRLDMRRTTRHSLRTDGVPFRLITRTPRPDRVRLLVIADVSLSVRPVTAFTLRLAQAMHRRAHRCRVMAFVDRPVDVTEILLQTGGDDALAAVLAEAQIDLEASSDYGQVFDEMLSAQADALDSRTAVLIVGDGRSPGLPARTESLRALRRRVHRLAWITPEPTRYWRQATCAMPDYAEVCDKVVVARDAEQLIARAGELAHALS
- a CDS encoding MadB family AAA-type ATPase — translated: MTTATIPVRDEPIMFGSAAELSAALREQDYIADTDLATVVHLATALDRPLLLEGPAGVGKTELAKALAAAGGRRLIRLQCYEGLDDNRVLYEWDYAKQLLHVQMLRDRITAATNGIEDIDEASRYLAGRDFGLYSEAFLSVRPLLDAVLSEEPVVLLIDEVDRTEEAMEALLLEILAERQVTIPEIGTFKARTVPWVVLTSNDTRELSSALKRRCLHYHLGFPTPQREREIVGVRAPHVEPSVVADVVELARTLRELPLRKSPSISEVVDGARAAALLGTEASHPLLLSTLVKFTSDREIALRHLGGGLSDNLSGVGAQPVEPSKPAEPATVASRPANTTTAVFRGRGGGRR